In Arvicola amphibius chromosome 1, mArvAmp1.2, whole genome shotgun sequence, one DNA window encodes the following:
- the LOC119806347 gene encoding LOW QUALITY PROTEIN: UDP-glucuronosyltransferase 2A2-like (The sequence of the model RefSeq protein was modified relative to this genomic sequence to represent the inferred CDS: substituted 1 base at 1 genomic stop codon) produces the protein MIKKFSQLXVFHLALTEVVLSGNVLIWPTDGSHWLNIKILLEELIQRNHSVTVLATSETLFINSSPDDFMHFEEIPVSYKKSNIDEIIKHMIALWLDHRPTPLTMWTFYKELGKLLETFYQVNIQICNGVLNNPTLMSRLQNRGFDVLIANPVTICGDLVALKLGIPFVYTLRFSPAFTVERHCGKIPAPISYVPAALSELTDQMSFGERVKNTISYPLQDYIFQSYWGRWDSYYSRVLGRPTTLCETMGKAEIWLMRTYWDFEFPRPYLPNFEFVGGLNCKPAKPLPKVGLWRGKAGK, from the exons ATGATTAAGAAGTTTTCCCAGCTCTAAGTTTTTCATTTGGCTCTGACTGAAGTTGTCCTCAGCGGGAATGTGCTAATTTGGCCTACAGATGGCAGCCATTGGTTAAATATTAAAATCCTCCTTGAAGAATTGATTCAACGAAATCACAGTGTGACTGTACTGGCTACATCAGAAACGTTATTCATCAACTCCAGTCCTGATGACTTTATGCACTTTGAAGAGATTCCAGTTTCCTACAAGAAAAGCAATATAGATGAAATAATTAAACACATGATCGCCCTGTGGCTAGACCACAGGCCAACACCTCTCACCATGTGGACATTCTACAAAGAACTAGGAAAGCTCCTCGAGACTTTCTATCAAGTAAACATTCAGATCTGTAATGGTGTACTAAACAATCCCACACTAATGTCAAGACTTCAGAACCGTGGCTTTGATGTGTTAATAGCCAACCCAGTAACAATTTGTGGCGACCTGGTTGCTCTGAAATTGGGAATACCGTTTGTGTATACATTGCGCTTCTCTCCAGCCTTTACAGTGGAGAGGCACTGTGGGAAAATCCCAGCACCTATTTCTTATGTACCTGCAGCCCTGTCAGAGCTCACTGACCAGATGTCCTTTGGTGAAAGGGTTAAGAACACCATATCTTATCCTCTGCAGGACTATATATTTCAGTCCTACTGGGGAAGATGGGATTCATACTACAGCAGAGTTCTAG GAAGACCCACCACATTATGTGAGACTATGGGGAAAGCTGAGATTTGGCTGATGCGAACATATTGGGACTTTGAATTCCCTCGTCCATATTTACCTAATTTTGAGTTTGTGGGAGGACTGAACTGCAAACCTGCCAAGCCTTTACCTAAGGTAGGTCTCTGGAGG ggAAAAGCAGGAAAATAG